The DNA window gtcttcttcaccagccccagaactggatctgttcctcttcttctaacatttcttcagtactcttatctgagatgggtttggtggatgagtgatatgattgtcactcagtaagcaggggcgggaataactctcaGTTTtcgaaaaatcattttaatacagAACAGTATTTCAAGAATATACAAAAACTCTTACTTTCAGAACTGGAATCAGTATTCataaatcagtaatcagtaatcagtattcagtaatcagaaatcagaagtttaacaagtaagcactgagcacattcgtgaatttcattgctaaactgatatcagtcccctatatgttctctcctctaaggggtgaggccagtaatcagtaatcagaattcagtaatgttcagaatatatattcctaccattagttcactaagtttcagtgcttcaaaatcagaaatcgagaatatactttgctttaaaacagaaatcatcaaacgggttctaagatatttatatataagcccacttaccgtaatttgcAATAAGGTTTCGGTAGAAGTCTGGAATATGCTCGTTCTTGCCACTGGTTTCTACTGCTCGAAAATAAGCACCCTCCCTTAGCTCGAAATTCAAATGATAATTTCAGATTTGTGTAGCACCAATTCAGAGATTTGagagtgttatttataggcaagATTCTGACTGTTAGTCTCCCAAAtaaatggccataatctgccattaacagcctttatttcgagttaaatgcttcagttacaactcaatagctgaatcagtaactgtctgctggaattcgctcttctgctgctggattcggCCTGTTGGAttttgtctgctggaaaataccagcttctgaaatattagcttCTACTGGAATTTTTAGCTTATGCTGAAATTTGctagctgctggaatttcaggttctcacatcATATCTCCCGACAGGCTTAGATAAAGTGTTGGAGCCTTATGTCTCTCGGACTTGAATAAGTTGTCAAGACGTCATGTCTCCCGGGCTTAGATAAAGTGTCAGGGCGTTATGTCTAGCTCCCTGACTTGAATAAGATGCTGGGGCATCATTTCTTTCAGACTTAGATAAGGTATTGAAGCCTCGTATCTCTCGGATTTTTAACTTTCCTACATTTCTTGTTAGGTTAGTTTTCTTAAACACCAAATCATTAACTTGGAAATCCTGAATCTAAATCATTTACAGTAGAGTGGGATTTCCTAGTTGAACCGAATTAAGTGGTCGATATAATTGTATGTTACTGAGTGCATAGCCAAATGTCCTTCCATGCCAGTCTAGAAATAGCTGCCGAAATTCGAGCCCGGATAAATAGCCATAGATAAAATTTGAGTTCGAGCTGGTTGGGATTATTTTTGAATGGAAATCATATATATGTCTATAAATCGAATTTTTCATAGACGGTACCAATGATAATGTCCGGGTAGGTTGAGTGCGCTGGGTGGACAATCTATATGACATAAATGTGTTTTTCCCCCAATGAAGATTTTTTACATGATGGGATGAGCCCGGCCCGACCTTGATGGATGAACTCTGACTAACTTTTACTTGGACTCTACTCAGTTTTCCAAGAGGAACTTGAAATATGTCCCGATTAAGTTCTTCCATTTCCGTCCAagttcaaaaatgatccgattTCCTTTCCAAGACATCAATGACTAAAACTGTTATGTTGTCTTTTTAAATTTATCAAAGGctatactttaaaatatttaagactCCTGTGAAATCATATTAgaaattaattttatgagataatcTTGATCGAAatcaattttctaaaaaaattgctttcatttaaaaaatattatttttatttaaacataAGATAGACAATCTTAGTAGTTTCATCGACCTCTTTTTATTGAAATATGTTTGAATTCTTAATTTCTCGTctaaatatcaaaatataattctagttttaaattttaatacacGACGTCTCCTTGCTAAACTCCAACTCCCTATCTTTCTCCGCCACCCCGATCTCTCCCTTTGTCCTTATGTACATTTACGCGTATACGTTCACATGTAAATTTACTCGATCACTTTTCGATTCTGAATCTTCTTTTCTCATTGTTTTCGTTGACTGAATCGATAACAACATGGGCGTTCTTACGCCGGCGATTAAATCGTGGTTGATTCTTCCGAAGACAACTACCCgctccgatcatgagctgttcCCTTTGGGGTCGCTGTGTCCGGGCAAGAATACGAAGCGGAATGGGATTTTAAAAAGGATTCAGGTGAAATCACAGCTTGAGAAGCAAGCATCTACCGCCCCGAGCATTGACTTCTCCGACCCGGATTGGAAGTCAAAGTACCAGAAGGACTTCGAATCGAGATTCAGCATTCCGCATATCACCGATGTGTTTCCCGACGCCGTTGCGTATCCCTCAACGTTTTGCCTCAAGATGAGGTTTGTGTGTGGACTTCGAATTAATCAAGTCTTAAAGACCTTAACTTTTTGGGGTTCTGCTTATTAATTTGTTGTCTATGAGGTGCTCGTTAtagaatatatgattttttttgtatatttttgttCATGATATTCCACCTATATTTTCACTTGTTCTTGTATCAATTGATCAGTTTGTTAACTCATAATGATGATGATCTGGGATAGTATTTTCTATGCTGGATTAAGCTCTATCTTTTTTATGTTTGGAGTTTATAATTCAAAATCGCCAATAGTTTTCCTTCAATGTTGTTCTTTTGCTTATGAAAATTTTATACTTTCTTTATCTTTTGTGTAGAATTAAAGCCTGTTTCATTAATCAGTTTAAGGCACTGGTCGGGATAATAATCAATGGACCATTGGATTTTTTAACAATTGTGCTTTCctttttagaaaataataaTTAGCTCGAGATTGCATTACAGGACTCCTGTGAGTTCTGATTTTCTGAAAGGTTATCCATCGGATGAGGAATGGCATGGGTATATCAACAACAATGACAGAGTATTGCTTAAGGTTAATGCTCATTCTGTAGTTTTGTCTTGTATCTTCCGTGCATTGGTCTGCTGCAGCTTTGTGGCTTATTTTTTTGACTCTTTGATCGGGACACCACCGTTATCTCCTTATCTCTTTGTTGAATTTAAAAAAAGAACCCCTCATTTTTCATCAGTGTGATTTTCATATGCATTAGGTTATAGAATCTTGAAATGATTATGCTTGATGATGCACTGCGAGGACCCAACACGAGTTCAAGAATTGTGTACATATAGTATAGTTTATATATTAGCATCAAAGCTTCCTTTCTTGATTATTCGACGATGGCTTCATGATTGAATACCATGTTTGATATATATGtaccttgatatccgtattgtTTTCGTTATAATTTGGCAATTGATTGTTTTTCTTCTACATACGATGTCTTattttcacacaagttttttcccGATACCTACGTGGATCGATATCAAGATTTGTATATGTAACAGTGAGGAATCTAAATCAGTGACGCACTTTACGTGATCAATCTGTAATGAGCATGTTCCTTCTGTTGTTAGATGATTGGAATATACTTCTTTTGTTGGTATTATTGCGGGGCTTCTGTTTTGGTTTTCATCATTTGTTCAATTATCTCAAAAACCTCTAAAGCGCTGAGACTTGCTAAAAGACTCATGTTAGACCAAATtgaaatagatttgaaattgggAAAGTCACCACAAACATTTCCGCATCGGACCACACTTAAAATCTGATTCCATTTGTTTCTCCAGccttattaaataaatattcaaatttttgCATTTAATACTCGATCTACTTCTCATATGTGGCTCTTGCTATTAATTCCTCCATTATCTTGTATTTGATAAGCAGGATTAAAATTATGATAGGTGAACGTTCAACCTGCAATGTAGAGATTATTATCCTAATTTTGGTGTTTAACTAATACCTTGGGGGATGAGGGATGAGGCTTGACTAATTTATTTGTTCCTTTAATACCctaaagtttaaaatgattagAAATTCAACAAATTTAGCAACCTTTAAATCTAACATATAATATGACTAATATTATAATTAGtttggttattattttattactgtatttaatattataattgttactaaaatttattattattcaaattagtattgttattttaattgttaTGTTAATTATTATCACAATAAATGGATATttctattattattaaatttttatttgtataTTTGTTAATTAATATTTGTAGGTATTTTCTTTGTATTTTGAATATTGAATtagtaaaaatttaataattaatataatatttataattttttaatttctttaaaaaaagtaattcaagaaattttaattatttattctgttatttttcaaatatattactAATTGATATAGGATAAGGCCTAAGGGCATTTTGGTAATCACGATATAATTAACAAAATTGATCCATGaagttaaaatcataccaaaccaTATAATCTATCACACTATTATTTATCCTCATCTTCATTTTATTATCATTCTTATTAATATCATTTACGTAACATATCACACGAACCAAATGGCGCCTAGAGACaaacttcttttctttccgTCGAGCATTATTCTTCTTTGTGCTGATTGGCTGTGAATTTCTTTTTTATGTGATGATTTCAGGTGATTCGTTATTCATCTACTACATCTGCAGGAGCGGAGTGCATCGACTCAGATTGTACATGGGTAGAGCAATGGTAAATATACTGATTCACTTTGACTCTACGAGGTTTGTTGACATAAAAAGTCTGTAGAAGCGATGATATATTAAGTATGTTGCTCTGTTAAGAAACTCATGagatgaaaatttaaaatttctgaATCTTGGAGTATTAGTTTATCAATGAATAGTATTAGTTCTCTCTAAAGTTTTTATTTTCACAAGTGAAAATGCCTTTTGTCAACTTATTTGAAACTATCCAGTATGATGATATCATTTCTAGCCTCGCAGTAGGCCTCTGAGGGTGCCATGTTCCACAAACTCCAATTGACTTCTTTGACCTGTTGAACTAGCATGGGCCCAAAATATTTGTTGTAGTAGACTGTCTGCTGGATCTTTTCATGGCGTTTTCACATGGTGTTATTATTTCTAATTTGGTAGGTTTAATTTGGTAGGTTATAGAAAATTCCCTTTTATGATCATGGAGAATAAGCTCATACAATATGTATTTCAGGGTTCACCGCGCTGGGCCCCGAGAAAAAATATACTTCAAACCCGAAGAAGTAAAAGCAGCAATTGTTACATGTGGGGGCCTTTGTCCTGGTCTCAATGATGTCATACGACAGGTATTTCCATGCGAGTGTACATTTTGATTTTGACATGTTTCAATAACATGATATTAAGCTGAAACAGCTTTAGAATCATGCACTGGACTTCACGAGGTACCATCAAGTTTTGGTTTGGACACATAAAATGTATCTGTATTGGGTCAGACCCAGAATGATTGCCTACTTATATTTACCTATATTTCTTTATGAGAAAAGAGAATAGTTAGGattattgatgtattttaatttCTTTCTTCTTTGTTATTGCTGCAGATAGTCATCACTCTCGAGATATATGGTGTGAAAAAGATCGTAGGGATCCCTTTTGGGTATCGCGGGTTTTCTGATATAGGTTTAGCTGAAATGCCGGTGAGCTTTTTGCTACTTAAAACATTTGAAGTACACTGATCCATTTTGTCAACAAGTTGGTTGATTGAACACTTCATGCAAAAGCTATTTCTTCTACATGATACATCACCCAATCCAACAAGAATTGTATCAAAAGCCCTAGAAGCACAGAATTGAGCTAGAGACTATTATCATTTGGATTTTGGATGAATAATCTTTTCAAAATATCAAATGCATATAAATTGTATACATACACGAAAACATGGCAAATTTGTTGCTCAAGCAGTAATTCGTCTCACAAGGACTGAAGAACTTAGTTATGCTAGTTCCTTGGTAATGAATGATAATTTTCTAAGatttatttcttcttctttgcTAGTTCACATTTTAGTGTACTCCATTCACTAATTAATGTTTTAGTTTTCTTGGttaaacaataaaaaaagaaataaatgaaTATTCAGAATAATCAGTAATAAAGAGTGAACTAGTCCAAGTGATTCACTGAATGGTGCAAATAGACAAAAATATACTGCTCTAACCCAATAATAACCGAGCAAACAAATTCTCCATTTTTTGTTGGTTACACAATCATTTTGTGAGAtcctaaatataatttaaaagcTTAACTAGGATAATTAGTTCATTTAACGGAAGCATATGCCTTGTCCTTTGGTGTCAGCTAAAACTTGAGTGTGCTTTGGTGTGTCATAACAGTTGTCACGGAAAGTGGTTCAGAATGTCCACCTCTCTGGAGGGAGCTTGCTAGGAGTATCTCGTGGAGGACCTAAAGTTAGTGAAATTGTGGACAGTTTGAAGGTAAATATTAATGCTGATCCCTCATTTCTCTGGTTGTTGCACTAAAAACTCTCCTGTATGCTGAGGTTGTTTTGATACAAATCTAATTATTTGATGGCAGGAAAGAGGAATCAATATGCTTTTTGTGCTAGGTGGAAATGGTACCCATGCTGGCGCCAATGCCATACATGAAGAGGTTTATAAGACCTTACTTATACAATTTAATTTTGCTCTCAGATCTCTTTATTTCAAAGATAGCAAGTTCAATTTGGCCTGTGTGCATGGACATTGAAGGTTAAAACTAAAACTGGACAATGTTGTGACCTTTTTATTGCGGGCTGATGATAGTATGATGTATTCTATGTTTTTCAATTTTGTCAGGAAAAAATGTGTCCTTGTGTTCTTAGTTTTGTAATACCTTCTTTAGTTTatctaaaaaatttatttttattgttggtGTTTGATGTCCAGTGCCGCCAAAGACAATTAAAGGTGGCTGTTGTTGGTGTTCCGAAAACCATAGACAATGATATTCTGCTTATGGATAAAACATTTGGTTTTGATACAGCTGTTGAAGAAGCACAAAGAGCTATCAATTCGGCATATATTGAGGTAAAAATGGCCACTTTCTTTATTCTTATAAGTTTGTTTTTTTATCATGATTTGATTATTCGTTCTCCGAGTTTCGGCCTTTGAAGTTTGTTCTCCGAAACCCTTCTATTTACATCCTCAGTTGAGATGATTCTGGCTCATTTGACAGGCACACAGTGCTTATCGTGGTATTGGGATTGTGAAATTGATGGGTCGTAACAGTGGATTTATTGCTATGCAAGCTTCTCTTGCTAGTGGACAAATTGATGTATGCTTGATTCCAGAGGTATTAATCTTTCAGTCAACACTTAGAAATTGCCTACTATTTTTGGTTGGCCTATTAATGGGATTTTGTATCTGCATCAGGTGCCATTTAATCTTCATGGACCTCATGGTATCTTACACCATTTAGAGTACCTTCTTGAGACGAAGGGATCTGCCGTTGTTTGTGTTGCAGAAGGAGCTGGGCAGGTTAGTATGATCATAGTTTACTTTCTAGGTCTCCAAAATGGCAGTAACTTATAGTGTAATTTCCTTGAGTAGGTGAATGCATGTGAAAATTCACTCTCTGCCATCTCTTGCAGCATGATATTATTGTCCGTCtaaattaaataacatttgGAATCTTCTAGCATTTTAGATATCCACGATAGTTGCCAATGTTCTCTGTACATAATCTTTCTTTCTTGCTTTCTCTTTCCATGTTCTCGTTTATGCAAATCATCCTCCTTTTCACAATCATCCATTGGAGGACAAGCTAAACTTAGAAAAATTATACAGTTTCTTCTAGTTTAATATCTCTCACGTTATGGTTTACAGGaagaatatatataattttcttttcaaattatttttttggcaTTTGACAACTCTTGATCCTCAACTCAAGAAATATCTTCTCCTTTTTATCGGAAacatcatattttatttttctcacaCAGGACCTTCTTGAAAAAACAAATGCTACAGATGCATCCGGAAACATCGTACTGGGAGATATTGGTGTCCTTATACAACAAGAGGTTTGTCACTACCTGGCTCTTGTTGTCAACTTATAGGTTTATGTAATTTGTAAGCTATTAATTATTTTGGACGAAGTAAACACATTTTCTACCTGTCTGTCCCTTTCATTTGCTTTTTGATTGTTGAAAGCTGTCCAATAGTTGAGCTTACCATTCAATATCATTGCTTAATAATATAACCCAAACAAAAGAAGTGCCTGAAAAAAGATTATTGGCACCTGCTCTGATGATGGTCCATGCTTTTATCTTAAAGTCCTCTAGAGGCAATTGAATACTTGATATTGGGTCCATCTCATCAGCATTACatcttttgttgtatattaAAGGTGAAGAAGTTCTTTAAAGGGATTGGAAATCCAGCGGATGTGAAGTTCATTGATCCCACCTACATGATCCGTGCATGCCGTGCAAATGCATCAGATGGAATCCTCTGCACTGTTCTTGGTCAAAATGCTGTAAGACTACTTATGCCTGTTACTCTTTCAAACAGTTCACTAGTTCTTCACCAGTTTGACTGTAAAAACGGTTATTAGATTTGTTCAGACCGGACCATGATCGGTTTCTTGTCGAGCTAGGCATGTCCGGTACGATTTTAAAAACACTGGATAGAATATTAGTAATacattaatatttataaaaataataataaaattatcgtaaaattgataattattatttaatgatAAATATGtgctaataataaataaaaataataaaagtatAAGGATGataatactaaataaaatattaataatacttACTATTTAATAGCAGCTATATTATAATAACAGTAAATTGTAATGATGATGATAGTAGTAGTAAATAATTTTGAATAACTATTTATTCAAAATATGATTTGCTCATTAAAAATAATTGCATCTCTCATCTCCCTATTTTTATGATATCAATAATCGGAATTGATTGTAGTAAAATCCGCCATGAATCATTTGTTGGACCATGATACACAATAATGGATACTTTTTCCTCATCGAAATTTTGTCGAAAAAGTCGTCTCTTGTGTTTAACCGGATGATCCTGGAAACCATTTTACTCAATGTACAAAACTCCTGTTACAGGTTCATGGTGCATTTGCGGGGTACAGCGGCATCACCGTCGGAATATGCAACACTCATTATGTCTACTTTCCTATTCCTGAAGTAATCGTGCAGCCCAGAGTAGTCGACCCCAACAGTAGGATGTGGCATCGTTGTTTGACATCCACTGGCCAACCAGACTTCATCTAATCTAAACGCGGCGAAGGTAATTAAACCCGAGAGACATGAGTTTCGTGTTGTAGACTAGAGTTGCCGATAGCCAGTTTTCCAGACTGCATCCCATTTTTTCCAAGTGTACAGCATTCACAATGCCATTTCTACACTAGCATGCGTTTAATAAAACTTAGAAATGCATTTCTATGACTTTTTAAAGGAGAGGAAGTTATAGGAAACTCTGCCCCACTGACTGGGTTTGTTGCCTACTGTTTATTATTCTTCAGAGAAAAAATCAACTCTAAATTTGTTATtgttatttgaaaattttaattgatGGTATTTCTCTAGCATCCAAGtttgatattattttatttcaacaataaAGTCGATCAAGACACATGAAATATTAACATACATATATAACGAAAAATTCATATCGAGATGAGACAAACCATTAAACTACGATCAAGGAACATAAACAATTCATATATATTCgttcatataaacatatttcATAGGATCCGATCAATAGGTCAAGGAAAAGAATCAATTTCCTTAGATTTTTAATTATAactaaaaatttatattatttcataCAATATCACGAAGCAAATAAACActttaaaagtaaaaatataacataaaaacaTACAATATTTATGTATTAAACACAGatagtatttatttattaaacgcCAAATGAGTGGGAACCAACGAAAAAAATAATCTCAACCAACACATTTGTATACACAACTTTGAACTCCATTACAGTTCAAAAACATCAGATTTTAAAAAACTACTGATTTTTCATAAAGAATTTTGTGctcttctaattttttttctggGGATGCTTTTTCCATTGAATATGTACAAGTAAAATTTGCtaccaaaaaattaattattttgtgatataatatatttatgaaGCCCTAGAAATCCATAACCTCGACACCGTAAATAAGTAAAActaattttaaaacatcatcCATGATTGAATTTATGAAAGAGAGAGTTTTGCCACAAGCCAAATGAAGGAATTACAAGGGAAAAAAGTCGAAACCTCACCGACTTCGCCACGAGTAAATTACATTTCCTACCCAAGTACTATATAAAATATGACCAGACTGCACCCCAAGTCAATCTTCATCAACCTTTTAGAGTAGTAATTCAAAGGTGCAGATTGTAATTTATTCGCTCTTCTCTCACCATTTGCACCTGTAAATCCGAGTTCATACAAGAAATTTTTTTCTATTTCTCAAAAAGAGTTAAGATCAAGAAGAAGCAAAACTCAAACCATCAAAATCATGCAATTTTTCAAATCCTCGAACAAATTCAATAAGACAATCATAATCATAGTTATATAGAAAACGAAGCTAATAAACACTATTTTAAGCGTCACATTTCTCCACAAACAAACTTCCGGGCATAAAGAGATGAAGTTGACCGATAATGAAGGAAACTACATACCTTTCATCTGACTGTCCTACTTTCTTCGAAATAGTGAGAAATTGACTTTGGATAGTTATGCACTCCAATACAGTTTTAAtaaaacagataccacaacacAATACCAAGTACACAAATTCACCACCAGTCGAGTATATGCAAATTACAGAGAGATAATGACATTCAAACCCACCTCCTTGAGACAACACATAAAGCCGTTGGTTCAAGCCTCGTCTATTTGGTCCTGCATGGTCATCGAATGCCGAATTTTAATTAActggaatttaattttttttctattaAACAAACCGTTttttaaattacatttgaaGTAAGATTGTAAGAAATACAGACTCATGGACATATTTGAAAAATCTAGCTTGATTCTTTTCATgaatcaataatcaagaacaaCCAGAAGCCAAAAGGTGTATAAAACATTGTCTTAATTTGACAGTGTGAAGCCAGTAAATCATACATCAAATATAGGAAAATGCTGGATTATTTCATGTCAAATTCCACGAGGTAAGTATAATTTCATACTACGGAACAAACTCTCTTAGCTAGAGCTTCCAAATTTATCAAAGATGTTTTCCttctttttatttatcaaaggATAAAGATgccttcctttttctttttattttactgAACTAAAATAATAGAGAATTGAACAGTAAAATGTAGAAATATAAATTTGCTACTGTCTGATGGCATAGAGTCATTGGTTTCCAAGCATGGACCAAATAAGTTAAGTTCTTCATTATCATAAAAAAGCAACTTCAAACACATTTACATTAAAATAGTATATACTCGTATTGATTGAGTTGATTGACAATCTGATGTAGTAAAGCACATGGCAACTTGTGGTGAAGAATTAATGAGGTAGCATATAACTAAGAAGAAGCGAGGGGGTCAAGGAATAAACAGGTATGCTACGAGAAATTGTAAGCAATGATATCTCCATACAAATTAAAGGTGGGGTGAAAGCCTTGCTTCTCCTTGAGCTAAGGTGCCATCTTGTAGGCTTTTAAATAATATGAATGTATCAAAAGAGTGTTTTACTTAATTGAAATCAAAACCTTCATATCACATCAGCTAATTTATAAAAAGCAACAATTATTTTACATTATT is part of the Primulina eburnea isolate SZY01 chromosome 1, ASM2296580v1, whole genome shotgun sequence genome and encodes:
- the LOC140814798 gene encoding ATP-dependent 6-phosphofructokinase 5, chloroplastic; translation: MGVLTPAIKSWLILPKTTTRSDHELFPLGSLCPGKNTKRNGILKRIQVKSQLEKQASTAPSIDFSDPDWKSKYQKDFESRFSIPHITDVFPDAVAYPSTFCLKMRTPVSSDFLKGYPSDEEWHGYINNNDRVLLKVIRYSSTTSAGAECIDSDCTWVEQWVHRAGPREKIYFKPEEVKAAIVTCGGLCPGLNDVIRQIVITLEIYGVKKIVGIPFGYRGFSDIGLAEMPLSRKVVQNVHLSGGSLLGVSRGGPKVSEIVDSLKERGINMLFVLGGNGTHAGANAIHEECRQRQLKVAVVGVPKTIDNDILLMDKTFGFDTAVEEAQRAINSAYIEAHSAYRGIGIVKLMGRNSGFIAMQASLASGQIDVCLIPEVPFNLHGPHGILHHLEYLLETKGSAVVCVAEGAGQDLLEKTNATDASGNIVLGDIGVLIQQEVKKFFKGIGNPADVKFIDPTYMIRACRANASDGILCTVLGQNAVHGAFAGYSGITVGICNTHYVYFPIPEVIVQPRVVDPNSRMWHRCLTSTGQPDFI